The nucleotide window CGAGCGATGTCTGGCTCAGTCTGGTCGCGCTGCTTGGCAGCTTCTACATCAACGGCGCGTCGTGGATGTACCTGGCGGCGCTGCTGGAGCAGCGCAGGCAGGGCGCGAGCGCGCAGGGCGAGTTGACGACGATCACGATGCCCACGGGGATTATCGAGGGCACGGAGACGCTCGCCTTTTACACGCTGTTTCTGCTCTTTCCCGGCGCGATCGTGCCGCTCTTCTGGACGATGGCGCTGTTAGTCTTTGCTACGATCGGGCAGCGGCTGCTGTGGGCGCGGAGAATCCTATGATCGAGCGATCGGGCGTTGAGGAGCCATAGATGTCCGAAGAGATCGTTCCGGCGCGGCCATCGACGACCGCCGCTCCCCTGTCGCCGCTGCGCCGTCACTGGCAGAAGTTGCTCGCGCTGGGCTTCTGGATGCTGCTGCTTGGCGGCTATCAGTGGTACGCCTGGCACCACGGCTTGAGCCCGTTTGCGGCGGCGCAGCGCCTCGTCGCGCTGCTCTCCACCAGCGCCTACGGCCCGCTGCTCTTTATCGCGATCTATACCCTGCGACCGCTTGTGCTCTTCTCGGCGACGGTTCTGTCGATCGCGGCGGGCTTCTTGTTCGGGCCG belongs to Herpetosiphonaceae bacterium and includes:
- a CDS encoding CDP-alcohol phosphatidyltransferase family protein; translation: MLTPVAYVLPRSIHPTALTLAAFGAGIGAGLAIWRQAYGLALALWLLNRALDGLDGTFARVHGRQTDFGGYLDVLLDTVVYAAIPATLALHRPSSDVWLSLVALLGSFYINGASWMYLAALLEQRRQGASAQGELTTITMPTGIIEGTETLAFYTLFLLFPGAIVPLFWTMALLVFATIGQRLLWARRIL